In the Quercus lobata isolate SW786 chromosome 5, ValleyOak3.0 Primary Assembly, whole genome shotgun sequence genome, one interval contains:
- the LOC115992751 gene encoding putative receptor-like protein kinase At4g00960 — protein MHLVLLSILTSLSLTSEAAQYRYHFCSNQTTFSPNSTYQSNLNNLLSFLNANSARETDFYNTTVGQTQTPENTVYGLFLCRGDLATIECQDCVSTSTKEIVQLYCPEEKEAVIWYDECMLRYSNRSFFSIMEDEPSKILWNFLDITEPDSLLQLTLGDLVPVAANASSGAKKFATKETKFMESETLYNLVQCTPDLSSFDCRRCLWGAITNLSNSYGGKRGGRVLYPSCNIRYEVFSFYHIQAQAVAAPPKGKGKISTAIAIVIAVTIAAAVVLVILLYCFRRRKASKKSNSINQVNSGISDGVLNYHAASEVTTLESLQFDFGTIEAATNKFSDDNMIGEGGFGKVYKGVLHEGKEVAVKRFSMKSSQGLEEFKNEVILIAKLQHKNLVRLLGCGIEREEKLLVYEFMPNKSLDIFIFDPRRRSQLDWKTFYNIISGIARGLLYLHEDSRLKIIHRDLKPSNVLLDHDMVAKISDFGMARIFCENQNIAKTKRVVGTYGYMAPEYAMAGVFSVKSDVFSFGVMLLEIISGKRNSGFYLTEHAQTLLAYAWRLWCEDKVLEVVDNFLMESCWTSEIVRCIHIGLLCVQENPQDRPTMSNVVALLGSESIALPKPKHPAFSVDKFIQIDKFSINEASISSMVPR, from the exons ATGCACCTAGTGCTCCTTTCCATACTCACCTCTCTAAGCCTTACGAGTGAAGCAGCCCAATACCGCTACCATTTCTGTTCAAACCAAACCACTTTCTCCCCCAATAGCACCTACCAGTCTAACCTCAACAACCTCCTCTCTTTCCTTAACGCAAATTCCGCTCGTGAAACCGATTTCTACAACACCACCGTGGGTCAAACTCAAACCCCAGAGAATACAGTTTACGGCCTCTTCCTATGCCGTGGTGACCTCGCCACCATTGAGTGCCAAGACTGCGTCTCAACATCAACCAAAGAGATTGTTCAGCTGTACTGCCCAGAAGAAAAAGAGGCCGTGATATGGTATGATGAATGCATGTTACGCTACTCAAATCGATCGTTCTTCTCCATCATGGAAGACGAGCCGAGTAAGATTCTGTGGAACTTTTTGGATATAACAGAGCCAGATAGCTTGCTTCAGCTAACATTAGGTGACTTGGTGCCAGTGGCCGCAAATGCTTCGTCCGGTGCTAAAAAGTTTGCTACCAAGGAAACCAAATTTATGGAATCGGAAACGCTATACAACCTTGTACAGTGCACCCCTGACCTATCCAGCTTTGATTGCAGAAGGTGTCTTTGGGGAGCCATAACAAACTTGTCCAATTCTTATGGTGGAAAGAGAGGGGGAAGAGTTTTGTATCCTAGTTGTAACATTAGGTATGAAGTTTTCTCGTTTTACCATATACAAGCTCAAGCTGTTGCCGCACCACCAAAAG GGAAAGGCAAGATCTCAACCGCAATAGCTATCGTTATTGCTGTTACCATTGCTGCTGCTGTGGTGCTAGTCATTCTGCTCTACTGCTTCCGAAGGAGGAAAGCAAGTAAGAAGTCCAATTCTATAAACCAAGTGAATTCTGGGATATCTGACGGCGTACTAAATTATCATG CTGCAAGTGAAGTAACAACTCTTGAATCCTTGCAATTTGATTTTGGGACGATTGAAGCGGCCACAAACAAATTCTCAGATGACAACATGATTGGTGAAGGTGGATTTGGTAAAGTTTACAAG GGTGTGCTACATGAAGGGAAGGAAGTAGCAGTTAAAAGGTTCTCAATGAAGTCATCGCAAGGATTAGAGGAATTCAAAAATGAGGTCATACTTATTGCAAAACTTCAACACAAAAATCTTGTGAGGTTATTGGGATGTGGCatagaaagagaggaaaagttGCTTGTATACGAGTTCATGCCTAACAAAAGccttgatatttttatttttg ATCCAAGAAGGCGCTCGCAACTTGATTGGAAGACTTTCTATAACATTATTAGTGGGATTGCCAGAGGACTACTATATCTTCATGAAGACTCCCGACTTAAAATCATTCACAGGGACTTGAAGCCTAGTAATGTGTTGTTGGACCATGACATGGTTGCCAAAATATCGGATTTTGGAATGGCGAGGATCTTTTGTGAAAACCAGAATATAGCTAAAACCAAAAGAGTTGTAGGAACATA TGGATACATGGCTCCAGAATATGCAATGGCAGGAGTATTCTCTGTGAAGTCTGATGTATTCAGCTTTGGCGTAATGTTGCTTGAGATTATTAGTGGGAAAAGGAATAGTGGCTTCTACCTTACAGAACATGCACAGACACTTCTTGCATAT GCATGGAGACTATGGTGTGAAGATAAAGTGTTAGAGGTCGTGGACAACTTCTTGATGGAATCGTGTTGGACATCAGAAATTGTAAGGTGCATACATATTGGACTTTTGTGCGTGCAGGAAAATCCACAAGACAGACCCACCATGTCAAATGTCGTAGCTCTGTTGGGAAGTGAATCAATAGCCCTTCCTAAACCAAAACACCCTGCATTCTCTGTGGATAAATTCATTCAGATTGATAAATTCTCTATAAATGAGGCTAGCATTTCTAGCATGGTACCACGATGA